CTGATCCCGCATTCACTCCCCGAAGATTCAGAATACTTTTAATCTGGTAGGTCTTGAGGTAGTGGATCAGTTCTGTCTTGTCCAATTGTCGAGACCGGTACATCCGATCCGGCACAACGACGTGAAAATTGCCCTGCTCGTGGATGTACCCCGCGTACGAGCCCAGCACGAGGCTTGGTCCTACCAAAAGCAGGATGAACCACAGACGATGGTGGCCGAGGGCCTTCCTCATGCGCGTCTTTCATGGTTTCTAACCATAAAGAACAACGGAACGGCCAACAGTTGTGTCCCGACTGAGAAGGCTATCAACAAGGGGATTGAGACATCGTAGAACCACCCCATTACGGCGCTGCCCAAAAACCAGTACAGTCCGAATCCCATCGAGAAAACACCATACGCAGATCCGCGTCTGTTGGGAGAGACCATCTCGGCGACGCCGGCTCTCATGATGGATTCCTGAGCGCCCATGCCCACACCCCAAAGAATCATGCCTCCCATGGCCGCATAAAACTCTCCCTGGAAGACCAACGGCGCGAAGAGTGCAGAGAGGAGCACGGCGACAATAAGGATGGAGATGCCTCCGCGGTCGAAGAGTCGACCAAAGATGAGTGCGGCCAAGGCATCCACGCCCATTGCAATGGCGTAAAAGACGGGAATCCACACGTCCGGCACCGTGGACGTTTTTCCGAAATGATAGGCGATGAGTGGAAAATCCGCATACCCGGCTGCCACCAGGGTGGCAGCCGCGAGATAGAACCAAAACACACGAGGGAAGCCCTCAGTTTCAATTTGAGCAACTCCCGTCTCCAAGTCACGGGGCGTGGGGTACAAGAATCGCGCGGCCATCAGCACGCTCAGCGCAAGCACCGCTGGGATCGCTAGCACCGCAAACCCCGCCTGATAGCTGCCCCGAAAATACAACACGGCCGCGACGATCAACGGCCCAAGCATGGCTCCAATTTGATCTAACGCTTCGTGTAGACCGAAGCCCCAACCTCGTCCCATTTCCGCGGTTGCATGCGACAGCATCGCGTCACGGGCCGGCGTTCGAATCGCCTTGCCCATTCGTTCAGCGATCATCAGACAGGCCGCTACTTCCCAGTGCCCAGCCAATGCTAAAAGAGGCACTGCGAGGAGATTAATGCCATACCCAACAATCGTAATGCCCCAGTATTGACCAGACTTGTCTGCCACATAGCCTGAGACCAATCTGAGCCCATACCCAATCAATTCGCCGAATCCGGCGACGAATCCCACAATTGTGCCGCTTGCCCCCAGCAACGCCAAATAGGGACCACTGATGCTGCGGGCGGCCTCATAGGTCATATCTGCAAAGAGACTCACCACGCCCAATAGCACGACAAACTTCAGGGCAGTTGTTGAGGATGTTCCAGGCTGGGCAGTCATGCGTGGCTGTGCTCCTTGCAGGCTTGTGAGTGGATGTTCCGGAAAAGGGGCGCTGATTTTCTGCCCATGCGTCCAAACGAGAGAGCAGGAACTGATCTCTCTGGCCCTAACGGGGTACCAGCGGATTCTCAAACCGTGCCGCTGTTCCCAGCTCCGCTTCGATTTCTAGTAATCGGTTGTACTTCGCGATTCGCTCAGAGCGGCAGGCCGATCCCGTCTTGATCTGTCCACCTCCCATCGCCACCGCGAAGTCGGCCAGGAACGGATCCTCGGTCTCGCCCGATCGGTGGGACACCACGAAGTTCCAGCCTTCTTGTCGGCATAAGGCCACGGCTTCGATTGTTTCTGTCACGGTGCCGATCTGATTCAGCTTAATGAGCGCCGCGTTTGTCGTTCGTTCCCGAATCCCCCGTGTGAGGAACTGCGGGTTCGTCACATAAATGTCATCACCGACGATCTGGAGACGGCTCCCAAGCGCTGCGGTCTGGGCGCGGAACCCGTCCCAGTCGGTCTCGGCCAGACCATCCTCGATCGAGACGATCGGATACCGTTCGATCCATTGTTGATAGAGGGCCGTCATCTCGGCGCTGGTTTTGACCCCACTCCCAGACTTCGACAGGTCATACCGGAATCCGTCAAAAAATGAGGTGGCGGCCGGATCCAGCGCAATGGCCACATCCCGTCCCGGCCTGTACCCCGCGGCTTGGATTGCGTCCACGATCAATTCGCAGGCCTCCTCATTACTCTTGAAGGTCGGAGCAAAGCCGCCCTCGTCACCCACCGCGGTCGAATACCCCTTGGCCTTCAGCATCTGTTTAAGAGCGTGAAAGGTCTCGGTGCCGTACCGCAGCGCCTCGGCGAAGGTCGGCGCTCCCACCGGCATGACCATGAACTCCTGAAAGTCGAGCGTGTTGTCGGCATGCCGCCCGCCATTGATAATATTCATCATCGGAACTGGAAGCCGGGCCGAGGTCGGACCGGCCAAATACATGTGGAGGGGAAGTCCGGTCACTTCTGCGCCGGCCCTGGCAACCGCCATCGACACACCCAGCACTGCATTCGCTCCAAGATTGGCTTTGGTGGGTGTGCCGTCCAGGGCTCTCAGTAGGCCATCGATGTCGGCTTGGCTGGTCGGGTCCATGCCAATCAGACTGGGCGCGATCCGCTCATTGACATGCGCGACCGCTTTGAGCACGCCTTTGCCTCTGTATCGCGCCATGTCTCCATCTCTCAATTCGACGGCTTCATGCATACCTGTGGACGCGCCGGAGGGGACCGACGCAGCGAGCACTCGCCCGTTTTCAAGTCCGATGAACACTCGAACGGTCGGATACCCTCGAGAATCCAGAATCTCCAGAGCGCGGACGCTCTTGATGAGGTTCCTCATGATCGCTCCTTATTTCACGACCAGCACGGGGCATGGCGCAAGTCGCGTGAGGTTTTGAGAAGTACTGCCCCACTCCTGACCAAAGATCTTTGAGTGGCCCATGAAGCCGACGATCAAGAGGTCAAACTGGTGTTCCGCGATGAATGTCACGATTGCTTCCACTTCATGACCTGCAAGCAGATGCGGCGTCAGTCGCTCTCGTGACGCCGTGGCAGTCAAGCCAGCTTGGATTAGTACTCTTCGTAAATAGTCAGCAACCTTCGGCTTGGGTCGCAATTCACCGCCGACCACCGAGCCTTGGTGTTGCGGCAGACACTCTTCCACCGTCACGACGTGCAGGTCGGCTTCATAGATTTGAACCAACTCGATGGCCGTCACGAGCGCTTTGCGGGCTCCTTCCGAACCATCATTGGCGACAAGAATTTTCTGAAACAGAGGACGTGTGGCGATGTTGGAAGAAGGAAACATGTCTCATGCCTTTCATAAAGCTCAAGGAAAATGCCTGGGCCTACATGTGAACCGTGATTCTGCACGACTCTACGGCGTCAGGCATACCGCTCGGCTATTGGGGAAGCCTTACGAGCAGTCCATCTCGCTTCCGGGCCATTCATCAAGCTCTCATGCCAACGGACGCAGGCAGACCGGCTGTACCACCGGAAGTCCAGCGCTCCTCATAGTTTCCTGGCACGTGAAGCAGCATCCCTATCCTGACGGACAAGTTTGCCTTGGTCGGCCAGGGCGTAGACGACGAGAGCCCCTGTGGGAATGGTGAGATCCACAATTTGTTGGGATGACAAATCTTCAAGATGCATGACCAACGCCCGGAGACTATTGCCATGCGCGACAATGAGCACCGTGTCGCCTTTTTCCACCGCAGGCTGAATCCGTTCCTGATAGTAGGGCAGGACCCGCGCGGCGGTATCTTTCAGGCTTTCCCCTCCTGGCGGTCGCACATCGTAGCTTCGCCGCCATACTTCTACCTGCTTCGCTCCGTACTGATTGACCGTCTCATCTTTATTCAGCCCTTGTAGATCTCCATACATCCGTTCGTTCAGCGCCTGATTCTCCTCGATAGGTATCCGTCCTTGGCCGATGGCAGCTAATACAATCCTTAGTGTGTCAGTTGCTCTGACGAGCTTGGAAGTAAAGGCCCGATCCAATCGGTACCTGCTCAGCTGCTGCGCGGCAGCCAATGCTTCCTCGCCGCCTTTTGTCGATAGCGGCACATCAATCCATCCGGTGAAGCGATTTTCGAGATTCCATTGTGACTGGCCATGTCGAAGCAGCACGAAGTGTCCCACCGTTCAACTCCTAATAGTGGGGTCATTAGGTCACGCTCCGCTCCCGCCAGGAATGTCAGGACCGCGCTGGCACTTATGCGAAGCGTCAATCATATTCGATCTTTTCGATCCGCCCCGTCGTGGCGTTGATGTGTATCTCCTTTTTCTGTCCTTCGGCGGTGATTAGTTCAACTTCGTACACTAACCTACCATCGTCTGTATCCAGCTCCATCTCCAGAATTCGGGCATGTGGGAACTGCTCCAGCACAATTTGTGTGGCTTGCCGCATGTCGACGGCGGGCGAATGCGGCTCGTCGCCAAAACTAACTCTGAACAGGCCGATTCCAAAGATGAGCAAGCTCACAAACAAGACCAACGCCAGAATGGCAGTTCTGAAATCCATGACGTCCTCCCTTCGTGAGACGTGAAGACGGCCTTGCCGTTGCCAATAGGGTTCCGCAACAGAGGCAACAATCCTGGCGCGGTGATACACGTCGACGGTCACGCGTCTCAACGGTGACTGAGAGTGAAACAATATTGGTAGGAGGGGCTGTGAGTGGGAGTGGCTGGCTCAACAAAAAACTCCTACCAGATGGCCTCTGGTAGGAGTTATCAGTCCTGCGTCATGGTTCGACCGGCAGAACGGTTGTTGGTGAACTCCATCACCAAGAATTTATGATGACCTATGATTCACTGTACATACAGCAATCGGGAGAGTCAAGATCCCGGTCCGGCCGGCACTGGTAAAGTTTGAATCTGTGAGCAATGGATAGGGCCGGGAGCCTCAATCGGGCTCCCGGCCTTCGATGCTTATGGACAGAACGGACAGGAAGGACAGTCTTCTACGAAAGTCGCCAAGGTAGGCCATGTTCTCAGCAGCACGACCACAACCGAGGCAGGCAAAACAGTCAAGATGAGACGCATACCACTCACCTCCTTCTCGACTCAGCAGTAGGAGAAGGGAGTTCTTCGATCAGGCAGCAGATTTCATGCGGACCCAATGGCGGGCAGGGAAATCGACCCCGCCAGCGCCGACGATGCTGCTCCAGTTGAGTCCGGAGCTGAGTCAATAGCTCGATCTGCTGGTCCAAGGTCTTCAATTTCTTTCTGGCCCATGCATCTACAGTCTCGCAGGTTTTGCTCCCCTGCTTGGGTGATGCAAAGAGCGTTCGAATCTCCGCTAAGGCAAACCCGATGCTCTTGGCCTTCCTGATAAATTGGACCCATCGGACTGCTTCGACAGGATAGACCCGATAGCCGGTGTGTGTACGCGCAGGCTTTGGCAAAAGCCCACAGCTCTCCCAATAGCGTAGAGTCTTTGACGACACGCCTGTTTCAGTTGCCAGCTTTCGGATAGTCAATGCCCTGTCCACGCTCCCCTCTCCTCTGCGGTAAGGATAAACCCTCCTCTTACGGTAAAGTTCAAGTGGATTTTGCGGCTTCAAGTCATGATGGCAAACCCGCTGGGGGTTCTGGCATCATGACGTCATGGGTTGAAACTTTACCAGTGCCGTCCGGCCCCTCGCCTCCTGTAGACTTGTGGAGTCGACGTTAGGAGTGGTATCCGAGCCTGTCCTAGTACAACCCGAGTAAAGACCGTACCGCATGAAAGAATTAGAATGCATTATTCCGGAATGGAATCATTGAATCTGGGAGCTAACGTGCGGTTCTCGATAAAGATATATCCGCGTTCCTGAATGCCATCATATGTGAGATTGATCTCGCTCTGGGGACCTCGCCAAGTGAATTGCTGGCTAAGGCCGCGCATCATGGCCCCCGGTGTTCTGTCGATAGGGCCCAATAGAGATTCCAAATGAACCATGATCGTATTGTGGGTCTGAGCTCCATGGTAGTGGATCGTGACGCGTGCGAACTGTCCGTCAAATGTCACG
Above is a genomic segment from Nitrospira defluvii containing:
- a CDS encoding MFS transporter, with the protein product MTAQPGTSSTTALKFVVLLGVVSLFADMTYEAARSISGPYLALLGASGTIVGFVAGFGELIGYGLRLVSGYVADKSGQYWGITIVGYGINLLAVPLLALAGHWEVAACLMIAERMGKAIRTPARDAMLSHATAEMGRGWGFGLHEALDQIGAMLGPLIVAAVLYFRGSYQAGFAVLAIPAVLALSVLMAARFLYPTPRDLETGVAQIETEGFPRVFWFYLAAATLVAAGYADFPLIAYHFGKTSTVPDVWIPVFYAIAMGVDALAALIFGRLFDRGGISILIVAVLLSALFAPLVFQGEFYAAMGGMILWGVGMGAQESIMRAGVAEMVSPNRRGSAYGVFSMGFGLYWFLGSAVMGWFYDVSIPLLIAFSVGTQLLAVPLFFMVRNHERRA
- the eno gene encoding phosphopyruvate hydratase, producing the protein MRNLIKSVRALEILDSRGYPTVRVFIGLENGRVLAASVPSGASTGMHEAVELRDGDMARYRGKGVLKAVAHVNERIAPSLIGMDPTSQADIDGLLRALDGTPTKANLGANAVLGVSMAVARAGAEVTGLPLHMYLAGPTSARLPVPMMNIINGGRHADNTLDFQEFMVMPVGAPTFAEALRYGTETFHALKQMLKAKGYSTAVGDEGGFAPTFKSNEEACELIVDAIQAAGYRPGRDVAIALDPAATSFFDGFRYDLSKSGSGVKTSAEMTALYQQWIERYPIVSIEDGLAETDWDGFRAQTAALGSRLQIVGDDIYVTNPQFLTRGIRERTTNAALIKLNQIGTVTETIEAVALCRQEGWNFVVSHRSGETEDPFLADFAVAMGGGQIKTGSACRSERIAKYNRLLEIEAELGTAARFENPLVPR
- a CDS encoding universal stress protein, with the translated sequence MFPSSNIATRPLFQKILVANDGSEGARKALVTAIELVQIYEADLHVVTVEECLPQHQGSVVGGELRPKPKVADYLRRVLIQAGLTATASRERLTPHLLAGHEVEAIVTFIAEHQFDLLIVGFMGHSKIFGQEWGSTSQNLTRLAPCPVLVVK
- a CDS encoding 2,3-bisphosphoglycerate-dependent phosphoglycerate mutase, translated to MGHFVLLRHGQSQWNLENRFTGWIDVPLSTKGGEEALAAAQQLSRYRLDRAFTSKLVRATDTLRIVLAAIGQGRIPIEENQALNERMYGDLQGLNKDETVNQYGAKQVEVWRRSYDVRPPGGESLKDTAARVLPYYQERIQPAVEKGDTVLIVAHGNSLRALVMHLEDLSSQQIVDLTIPTGALVVYALADQGKLVRQDRDAASRARKL
- a CDS encoding PepSY domain-containing protein, which translates into the protein MDFRTAILALVLFVSLLIFGIGLFRVSFGDEPHSPAVDMRQATQIVLEQFPHARILEMELDTDDGRLVYEVELITAEGQKKEIHINATTGRIEKIEYD
- a CDS encoding MerR family DNA-binding protein is translated as MDRALTIRKLATETGVSSKTLRYWESCGLLPKPARTHTGYRVYPVEAVRWVQFIRKAKSIGFALAEIRTLFASPKQGSKTCETVDAWARKKLKTLDQQIELLTQLRTQLEQHRRRWRGRFPCPPLGPHEICCLIEELPSPTAESRRR